One genomic region from Vibrio cyclitrophicus encodes:
- a CDS encoding DUF4212 domain-containing protein — protein MAFESTEHAQAYWKENLGIMGTLLAVWFAVSYGAGILFVDALNTVQFGGFKLGFWFAQQGSIYTFVALIFIYVVRMNALDKKYNVQED, from the coding sequence ATGGCGTTCGAATCTACGGAACATGCTCAAGCCTACTGGAAGGAAAACTTGGGAATTATGGGAACACTGCTCGCGGTTTGGTTTGCAGTGTCTTACGGCGCTGGCATCTTATTTGTGGATGCCCTCAATACCGTTCAGTTTGGCGGGTTCAAGCTAGGCTTTTGGTTCGCTCAGCAAGGTTCGATATACACCTTCGTGGCGCTGATATTTATTTACGTTGTTCGCATGAATGCGCTCGACAAAAAATACAACGTACAGGAAGACTAG
- a CDS encoding potassium/proton antiporter has translation MDAITINHLFLTGAVLIAISVLFSQVSSRLGVPILLIFLFVGMLAGEDGPGGINFDDYSLTYLVSNLALAVILLDGGMRTKVASFKVAFWPSLSLATIGVACTATLTGLMAAWLFELSLMQGILVGAIVGSTDAAAVFSLLKGQSLNERVGSTLEIESGTNDPMAVFLTVTLIALLGNPEPEMGMNFLLKSFAMQFGIGTLVGIGGGWVLWSLINRVKLADGLYSILVLSGGVALFAFSNMLGGSGILSIYLVGLFIGNRPTRSRHSILNVLDGMTWLSQIVMFLVLGLLVTPSTLMDIAIPALALAFGMILFARPISVWLGLLPFRRFTTKERWFVSWVGLRGAVPIILAVFPMMAGLQNAQLYFNIAFFVVMVSLIVQGGSLMKVARLAKVTLPPTPTPISRTGIEIYPTSEWEMFVYKLKEDKWCIGEPLKRLSMPEGTRITALFRKDALLHPSGSTVLEANDILCVLGQDKDLDSLSELFSEAPLAEDTARFFGDFFLDVGLSVAAVSDCYGIELGSEQEREMTLKQLVVQELGAHPVLGDNFKWNGINWVVAEINDYKVVKLGLCLPKTTLGKDIDEV, from the coding sequence TTGGACGCAATAACTATCAACCACTTATTCTTAACTGGTGCTGTACTCATCGCCATCAGTGTACTCTTCTCGCAAGTGTCCTCTCGATTGGGCGTACCTATTCTTTTGATCTTCCTTTTCGTTGGCATGTTAGCCGGTGAAGATGGTCCCGGTGGCATCAATTTTGATGATTACTCTCTGACATACTTAGTGAGTAACTTGGCTCTTGCCGTGATCTTGCTAGATGGCGGTATGCGAACTAAGGTGGCGAGTTTCAAGGTTGCTTTTTGGCCATCGCTCTCCCTAGCAACGATAGGCGTGGCATGTACTGCAACCTTAACGGGCTTAATGGCCGCATGGCTGTTTGAGCTGTCACTGATGCAGGGGATTTTGGTTGGGGCCATTGTAGGCTCAACCGATGCTGCGGCGGTATTCTCTTTACTTAAAGGGCAAAGTCTCAATGAGCGTGTAGGCTCAACCCTAGAGATTGAATCGGGTACCAACGATCCAATGGCCGTCTTCCTTACGGTAACCCTAATCGCGCTGTTAGGTAACCCCGAACCTGAAATGGGAATGAATTTCCTACTGAAAAGTTTCGCAATGCAGTTTGGTATCGGCACCCTTGTAGGTATCGGTGGCGGCTGGGTTTTATGGAGCCTAATCAATCGAGTTAAGTTGGCTGATGGTCTCTACTCTATTTTGGTGCTGAGTGGTGGCGTAGCGCTGTTTGCGTTCTCCAACATGCTTGGCGGCAGCGGTATTTTATCTATTTACTTAGTGGGCTTGTTCATCGGAAATCGTCCGACTCGCTCTCGACACTCTATTCTCAATGTTCTTGATGGCATGACGTGGCTTAGCCAAATCGTGATGTTCTTAGTGTTAGGTTTGTTGGTGACACCATCGACACTAATGGACATTGCGATACCGGCGCTTGCGCTTGCTTTCGGTATGATTTTGTTTGCTCGTCCAATCTCTGTTTGGCTCGGTTTATTGCCGTTTCGACGTTTTACCACCAAAGAGCGCTGGTTTGTTTCTTGGGTGGGTTTACGCGGTGCAGTGCCGATCATCTTGGCGGTTTTCCCGATGATGGCAGGCCTGCAAAATGCTCAGTTGTATTTCAATATTGCCTTCTTCGTGGTTATGGTTTCGCTGATTGTTCAGGGCGGCAGCTTAATGAAAGTCGCTAGACTCGCGAAAGTGACCTTACCGCCAACGCCGACACCGATTTCTCGTACCGGCATTGAGATCTACCCTACCAGTGAGTGGGAGATGTTTGTCTATAAGTTGAAAGAGGACAAGTGGTGTATTGGCGAACCGCTTAAACGCTTGTCTATGCCTGAAGGGACGCGAATTACCGCGTTATTTAGAAAAGATGCTTTGCTCCACCCATCGGGCAGTACCGTGTTAGAGGCGAATGATATCTTATGTGTACTTGGGCAAGATAAAGACCTAGATAGCTTAAGCGAACTGTTCAGTGAGGCTCCTTTGGCTGAAGATACCGCTCGATTCTTTGGCGACTTCTTCTTAGATGTTGGGCTATCGGTCGCTGCCGTCAGTGATTGTTATGGTATAGAGTTGGGTTCCGAGCAGGAGCGAGAAATGACGCTAAAACAATTGGTTGTTCAAGAGCTTGGTGCACACCCTGTATTGGGCGATAACTTCAAGTGGAATGGCATTAATTGGGTGGTGGCAGAGATAAATGATTATAAAGTCGTCAAGTTGGGTTTATGTTTGCCCAAGACGACTTTAGGAAAGGATATTGACGAAGTTTAA
- a CDS encoding response regulator: MDSTYTIIIADDHPLFRNALFQSVHMAISGANLLEADSLDALLTLLKKEDEPDLLLLDLKMPGANGMSGLIQLRAEYPDLPIVVISASEEASVVSQVKSHGAFGFIPKSSDMRELVSALNQVLNGDPFFPEGLITNNAACTDLAEKISTLTPQQYKVLGMLSDGLLNKQIAYELNVSEATIKAHMTAIFRKLDVKNRTQAVILLQEVHN, translated from the coding sequence ATGGACTCGACCTATACCATCATCATTGCTGATGACCACCCTCTTTTTCGCAACGCCCTATTTCAGTCAGTTCATATGGCGATCAGTGGTGCGAACCTGCTTGAGGCTGATTCTCTCGATGCCTTACTGACTCTACTAAAAAAAGAAGATGAACCCGATCTGTTGCTTCTCGACCTTAAAATGCCCGGTGCGAATGGGATGTCAGGCTTGATTCAACTGCGCGCAGAATACCCCGACTTACCTATAGTCGTGATTTCAGCCAGTGAAGAAGCGAGCGTCGTCAGCCAAGTGAAGAGTCATGGTGCTTTTGGCTTTATTCCAAAATCGAGTGATATGCGCGAATTAGTGAGTGCACTCAATCAAGTGCTCAATGGCGACCCGTTCTTCCCTGAAGGACTGATCACCAATAATGCTGCCTGCACCGACCTTGCAGAAAAGATTTCCACACTGACACCTCAGCAATACAAAGTATTGGGGATGCTTTCTGACGGCTTACTTAACAAGCAAATCGCGTATGAACTAAATGTTTCGGAAGCGACCATCAAAGCACATATGACAGCCATCTTCCGTAAATTGGATGTGAAAAACCGAACTCAAGCAGTTATCTTGCTACAAGAAGTCCACAATTAA
- a CDS encoding protein-disulfide reductase DsbD, giving the protein MRRLATLLFVCVSLYTQPAWALFGNNNAEPSFGGNNNGFVPVDQAFPFNYYQQDGKVLLDWQVKEGYYLYQHSLSFTGQNLAIGNVEMEDGQPHQDEFFGEVSIYTQPLFVQVPLQSYQDGSKLVVKYQGCADAGFCYPPETRIIDIEPFTASGSSDSQANAVSQESSAVNNEADASMQQASPKADVANNTTPQSSAPVSKEASLADKLGDSWWTPLLFLALGVGLAFTPCVLPMYPILTGIVLGGGKLSQGRALMLSFIYVQGMALTYTLLGLVVASAGMQFQAAMQHPYVLIALSVLFVALAMSMFGVYNLQLPSSIQTWLNNQSNKQQGGNTLGVFAMGAISGLVCSPCTTAPLSGALLYVAQSGDLLTGAIALYALAMGMGIPLILVAVFGNKLLPKAGSWMDKVKVVFGFILLAAPIFLLERIIPELWATVLWSGLGFIAFGWLYHSKNALPFGDWKQSAVGIIAMLGLFASAQPALNYWFAEKSVVVEQQIQFARVNTVEELEIQIIEAKKLGKPVMLDFYADWCVACKEFEKYTFHRADVENKLSDFVLLQADVTRNMPQDIELLKQLQVLGLPTIEFWDGEGNHVPNARVTGFMPADVFLKHMQDHQL; this is encoded by the coding sequence ATGCGACGACTTGCCACATTACTTTTTGTTTGTGTTTCCCTGTACACCCAGCCTGCGTGGGCGCTTTTTGGAAACAACAACGCCGAGCCAAGCTTCGGAGGCAATAACAACGGTTTTGTCCCTGTAGACCAGGCTTTCCCTTTCAATTACTACCAGCAAGACGGTAAGGTCCTTCTAGACTGGCAAGTAAAAGAGGGCTACTACCTCTATCAACACAGCCTATCGTTCACTGGCCAGAATCTCGCTATCGGCAATGTTGAAATGGAAGATGGCCAACCACACCAAGATGAATTCTTCGGTGAGGTGAGCATTTATACTCAGCCGTTATTCGTGCAAGTTCCTCTACAGAGTTACCAAGATGGCTCAAAGCTGGTCGTTAAGTATCAAGGCTGTGCGGATGCGGGTTTCTGCTATCCACCCGAAACTCGAATCATCGACATTGAGCCATTTACGGCTTCAGGTTCAAGCGACTCTCAAGCCAATGCCGTGTCGCAAGAGTCATCGGCTGTTAACAATGAGGCCGATGCTTCAATGCAACAGGCTTCTCCAAAAGCAGACGTTGCCAATAACACCACTCCACAATCAAGCGCACCCGTTTCAAAAGAAGCGAGCCTAGCCGATAAGCTCGGTGACAGTTGGTGGACGCCATTATTATTCTTAGCACTTGGTGTTGGCTTAGCCTTTACACCGTGTGTTCTGCCGATGTACCCAATTCTAACGGGTATCGTATTAGGTGGTGGCAAGCTCAGCCAAGGCCGTGCACTGATGCTGTCCTTCATCTATGTGCAAGGTATGGCGTTAACCTACACCTTATTAGGTCTAGTGGTTGCCTCTGCGGGTATGCAGTTCCAAGCTGCCATGCAACACCCCTATGTGCTAATCGCGCTAAGCGTTCTGTTCGTGGCTTTAGCGATGTCGATGTTTGGCGTTTATAACCTGCAACTGCCAAGCAGCATCCAAACCTGGCTCAACAACCAAAGTAACAAGCAACAAGGTGGTAATACCTTGGGCGTGTTCGCGATGGGTGCTATCTCTGGCTTGGTGTGTTCACCTTGTACCACGGCTCCATTGTCAGGTGCGCTGCTGTATGTCGCTCAAAGTGGTGACCTATTAACGGGTGCGATTGCTCTGTATGCCTTAGCGATGGGTATGGGTATCCCACTGATCTTGGTTGCGGTGTTTGGTAATAAGCTGCTGCCGAAAGCGGGTAGCTGGATGGACAAGGTGAAGGTAGTATTTGGCTTTATCTTGCTGGCTGCACCTATCTTCCTACTAGAGCGTATTATCCCTGAGTTGTGGGCAACCGTGCTTTGGTCTGGCCTTGGCTTCATCGCCTTTGGTTGGCTTTACCACAGCAAGAATGCACTGCCATTCGGCGACTGGAAACAGAGCGCAGTGGGCATCATCGCGATGCTCGGCCTGTTCGCTTCAGCGCAACCAGCATTGAATTACTGGTTCGCAGAAAAGAGCGTTGTGGTTGAACAACAAATCCAATTTGCACGCGTCAACACGGTTGAAGAGTTAGAAATCCAGATCATCGAAGCCAAGAAACTCGGAAAGCCAGTGATGCTCGATTTCTACGCCGATTGGTGTGTGGCATGTAAAGAGTTTGAGAAGTACACCTTCCACCGAGCTGATGTTGAGAACAAGCTTTCTGATTTCGTCCTGCTTCAGGCTGACGTGACGAGAAACATGCCTCAAGACATTGAACTGCTTAAACAATTACAAGTGCTCGGTTTGCCAACTATAGAGTTCTGGGATGGCGAGGGTAACCATGTTCCAAATGCTCGTGTCACTGGCTTTATGCCTGCAGATGTATTCTTAAAACACATGCAAGACCACCAGCTATAA
- a CDS encoding arginine repressor, producing MNEITEHGCLYSAEDKTLTAACKRLLQQQSFSTQNQLREKLVDIGYTGISQSTVSRILSQLGVVKIQNACGKKVYCITVESAPVRVDASISSQIELITHNQAMVIVKTNPGCAQLVARLVDIDPHTEIIGTVGGNDTVLIIPKDTMNIDACEQVVRARLGVA from the coding sequence ATGAACGAAATCACTGAGCACGGTTGCTTGTATTCAGCTGAAGATAAAACACTGACTGCCGCGTGCAAACGCTTACTACAACAACAAAGCTTCTCGACCCAGAACCAACTGCGCGAGAAACTGGTCGACATTGGCTATACAGGTATCAGCCAATCGACCGTCTCTCGCATTTTGTCACAGCTTGGCGTTGTCAAAATTCAGAATGCCTGTGGTAAAAAGGTTTACTGCATCACGGTTGAAAGCGCGCCTGTGCGTGTCGATGCCTCAATCTCATCACAAATCGAATTAATTACTCACAACCAAGCGATGGTGATCGTAAAAACAAACCCTGGCTGCGCACAGTTGGTCGCAAGATTAGTCGATATCGACCCACATACCGAGATTATCGGTACGGTTGGCGGCAATGACACCGTGCTAATTATCCCGAAAGACACGATGAACATTGATGCTTGTGAACAAGTAGTAAGAGCACGCTTAGGTGTTGCCTAA
- the pyrI gene encoding aspartate carbamoyltransferase regulatory subunit: MVKQTQLQVEAIRNGSVIDHIPAHLGIKILKLFKLHKTEQRITMGLNLPSSALGNKDLIKIENIFLTKEQANQLALYAPQATVNQIEEYKVVNKLTLVLPEQINSVFACPNSNCISHGEPVESSFKVQLKHENVQLKCHYCEKVFSREIMSEIR; this comes from the coding sequence ATGGTTAAACAAACTCAGCTACAAGTAGAAGCGATCCGTAACGGCAGCGTGATTGACCACATCCCTGCTCATCTTGGGATTAAAATTCTCAAACTGTTCAAGCTGCATAAAACAGAGCAACGCATCACCATGGGGTTAAATCTGCCATCATCAGCGCTCGGCAACAAAGACCTAATCAAGATTGAGAACATCTTTCTGACCAAGGAACAAGCCAATCAATTGGCTCTGTACGCTCCACAAGCGACTGTGAATCAGATTGAAGAGTACAAAGTGGTCAACAAGCTCACACTTGTTCTGCCAGAACAAATCAACAGTGTGTTCGCCTGCCCAAATAGCAACTGTATTTCACACGGTGAACCTGTCGAAAGTAGCTTTAAAGTGCAGCTAAAACACGAAAACGTACAGCTAAAATGTCACTATTGTGAAAAAGTATTCTCTCGCGAGATCATGAGTGAAATTCGCTAA
- the pyrB gene encoding aspartate carbamoyltransferase has protein sequence MAHSLFNKHIISIPELTRNELELIVDTAARLKAEPNPELLKNKVVASCFFEPSTRTRLSFETAVQRLGGTVIGFDNGGNTSLAKKGETLADSVQVISSYVDAFVMRHPQEGAARLASEFSNGVPVVNGGDGANQHPTQTLLDLFSIYETQGTLDNLNVAFVGDLKYGRTVHSLTQALSKFNNVRFFFIAPEVLAMPDYICEELEEMGIQYSTHSSIEEVVPELDVLYMTRVQKERFDASEYAHMKSAYILTADTLKNARQNMKVLHPLPRVDEITTDVDKTPHAYYFEQAENGVYAREALLALVLNDTL, from the coding sequence ATGGCGCATTCGTTATTTAACAAGCACATCATCTCCATACCTGAGCTCACTCGTAATGAACTGGAGCTTATCGTCGACACCGCAGCAAGGCTCAAGGCAGAGCCAAACCCTGAGTTGCTGAAAAATAAAGTCGTTGCGAGCTGCTTCTTTGAGCCTTCAACTCGAACTCGCCTCTCATTCGAAACCGCGGTTCAGCGCCTTGGCGGCACCGTCATCGGTTTTGATAATGGCGGCAACACCTCACTAGCGAAGAAAGGTGAAACGCTTGCCGATTCGGTGCAGGTTATTTCATCTTATGTCGATGCCTTTGTGATGCGTCACCCACAAGAAGGCGCAGCACGTTTGGCCTCAGAATTTTCAAACGGTGTTCCGGTGGTGAATGGCGGCGACGGTGCCAACCAGCACCCAACTCAAACCTTGTTGGATCTGTTCTCGATTTACGAAACACAAGGTACGCTTGATAACCTCAATGTGGCGTTCGTCGGCGACCTAAAATATGGCCGAACTGTGCACTCATTGACGCAAGCACTATCAAAATTCAATAACGTGCGTTTCTTCTTTATCGCGCCAGAAGTGTTAGCGATGCCAGATTATATCTGTGAAGAATTAGAAGAGATGGGTATCCAATACAGCACCCACAGCAGCATTGAAGAGGTGGTGCCTGAACTGGATGTCCTGTACATGACTCGCGTACAGAAAGAGCGCTTTGATGCATCGGAATACGCACACATGAAGTCGGCTTACATCCTAACCGCCGATACATTGAAAAACGCTCGTCAAAACATGAAGGTACTTCACCCACTGCCACGCGTCGACGAAATCACCACTGACGTTGATAAAACGCCACACGCTTACTACTTCGAACAAGCTGAAAACGGTGTGTATGCACGTGAAGCTTTATTAGCCCTAGTTCTAAACGACACTTTATAA